The nucleotide sequence GGTAACGTCGATGGTTTTGCCCGATAAGGACCTTGTGCAGGTACAGGTAGCGCAAGGTGTATTGCAGGGTGAAGAAGAAAATGGCATAACGGTGTTTAAGGGGGTACCCTTTGCCCAGCCTCCCATAGGAGCACTCCGTTGGAAGGCACCTTTACCTCCTCAATCATGGGAGGGCATCAGAGAAGCCACTAGCTACGCACCTTCACCCTATCAACCTGGAAACCCTGCTTCCGGAAAAAGCGAAGATTGCCTGTATCTGAACATTTGGACTCCAGCCAGCTCACCGGAGGATAATTTACCTGTTATGGTGTGGATATATGGGGGCGGTTTTAGTTTTGGTACTACTGCCGATCCTGTCACTACAGGAAAACACCTTGCCCAAAAAGGCGTGGTTGTAGTAAGCATTGCCTATAGGGTGGGACAGTTAGGTTTTTTGGCTCATCCAGAACTGAGTGCAGAAAATCCCAATGGTGTTTCGGGGAATTATGGTCTTTTGGATCAAATTGCCGGTTTGAAATGGATACAGAAAAATATCAAGGCTTTTGGAGGCAACCCTGATAAGGTGACCATCTTTGGAGAATCGGCAGGAGGGATATCGGTAAGTATGCTCTGTGCATCACCCTTGGCAAAAGGCTTGTTTCAAGGGGCGATTTCACAGAGTGGAGGTTCTTTTGGGCCTACGCGCCCCCATACTTTTCCTGGTGAAAACATGAAAAGCTTGGACCAAGCAGAATTAGATGGGAAGGCATATGCCGAAAAGGCAGGAGCTTCCTCATTGGAAGAGTTACGTGAGCTTAGCGCTGATGAACTGCCCTTGGGAATGGGGCTGGGCGGTGCTTGGCCGATAGTGGATGGTCATGTTATTACCGAGGACCAATACCATAGCTATCAAAAGGGAGATTATAATGATATCCCTGTACTCATAGGCTATAATTCTGATGAAGGACTTAGTTTTACCCGTGAAAGGAGCCCTGAGGAATTTATCAAGAATACCAAAAACCGCTATGGCCAATTTGCTGATGAATTATTGAAGGTATATCCTGTGGGAGAGAACCATATCCCAAAGTCTGCAAGGGACCTTAACCGTGATGCAGCTTTTGGCTGGCATACCTGGGCTTGGGCAAACTTGCAGTCCAAAACAGGGAATTCGAACGTTTATCTATATTACTTTGACCAACATCCCGAATATCCGAAAGATTCTCCTCGATACGGCCATGGTTCACCACATGGTCAGGATGTAGCCTATGTCTTTCAGACTTTGGATAAAGTAGGAGCTGGAAATAATGAGTCGGATATAACGCTTTCCAATAAAATGGCTGCCTACTGGACAAATTTTGCCAAGCATGGTGATCCAAACGGTCATGGACTGGAAAAATGGCCGGTCTTCAATCATTCAAACCCTAAAACAATGTACTTGAGCGATCCGCTTCGAACAGGCCCTGTTCCTAGTGAACCTGCGCTCAATGTCTTGGATGAATATTTTAGATGGCGGCTGTCCTCGGAGGGAGCAATAAAATAAAGAAAAGCTCTTTCTGAATAAAAAGGCTTTCATGGAATTTTGTCCATGAAAGCCTTTTCTGTTTTTGGAATTTGCCCCAAACAAATTATTTCTGATAAGCCGGGACATTGCTAGGGACGAACGCTACATCGTCTATTTGACAACTTGCGCCTGCCGCTCCATGTGCAATAAATCCTATTTCAACTTTACCGTTGGTAACATTCACTTCTTCGAGCCTTATGGTTTTCCAATTGTCCGATTGCTTCACGTTTTCGGTTTTTTGATAGGCTCCGCTTTCGGTATAAGCCTCTAGCTGATGAAAAGTCCCCGCACTTTTGACCTTAAACGATAAGGTGTAGGTGCCATCCTCCAAGGGAACATATGGTGTGGAAGTGATCATCTGGTAGACTTTTCTTTTGAAGGGTACCTTATCGGATATATTTAAACTTCTTTCACCGATTACGTGTAATCTGTCTTCCTTGGTATTGGCATGGTTTAGCACAGGTGATTCTTTATCGTCAATGACAATGGTATTGCCTTGTTTAACCTCTGAATGCCATCCCAACAACTGTTCTTGTATGGGTTTTACACCACTAGGTATGGCCTTTCTGTCAGCTTCGAAACTGCTGTTTTTTACAAAATTATTATCCTCCGCAACGCTCCATTCTCCCGTTGATTCATTCAGATTCCAAGAGTTTAGGGAGTTAAAGAATGGTGTCTCTCCGTCAAATGAAATTGGACACCATTGGTTATATCCCAAGCCGTTCCCCGCAAAGTCCGCCCAGCGGTCTCCACAATAAATAACTGTTTCTTTTTGGCTTCCTATTACATTAACAAAAAAGCCCGTTTGGGTAATGTGGGCATAGTCATCATAACTTCCTGGAGTAATCAACATTTTATTTTCAGGCAAGTATGGGCCTCGAATGTCATCGGAAACTAAATAATAAGCTAAGGAAGAGTCCCAGCCGTACAAGTTGGAGGCAAAAACATAGTATTTGCCGTTATATTTTACCATGCAATTTCCCTCACGACCCTTTCCTTTGAATATTTGGGTGACATCAAGTAAATCCACTTTGCCGTCCTTTACACCGATTTCAGAAATATAAATCTTGTGTCTTCCCTTCCCATAAGAATATACTAAATACGAAATACCTGTGTCAGGATCTGTGAATACCGTTTGGTCGCCTGTGTTGGGCGTACCGATCCTATCGGTCATGTCTAATCGGTTATGGCATTTGAAAGGACCATTGGGACTGTCCGAAAGGGCAATAAGCACATTGCTGTTATGCTGGACTAAAATGGCATATTTGTTCATTTCCTTTATATAGGCCACGCCCAATCTTCCCATCCAAAACACACGCTGGTAATTTTCTTCAACCTCTGCCTTATCCAGTACAGGACCCTTGGATTCCCAGTTGACCAAATCCGTAGAGGTATAGCAGGTGACAGCCTTAAAATTGGTACGCTTATGGGTAACTGATGGATCCTCCTGGTACAATTCAGCTTCCTCATAATGTACACCATACCAATAGTATTTTTCTACCCCATCTTCAGGGTCGGTAAAAGTAAAAATGCCACCGCCTTGGCTATAAATGGGGTCACCATCTTGGGTGTCCCAAAATGTATCATTCTTAATATTATGTTTTTGGCCAATGGCCGTATGGCAGGCTAATAGAAACGTCAATGCCATAAGTAGTATTGTCTTTTCGTAACCTATGTAATTGTTCATGATTTGGTTTATATGGGGTTTATGTGATTATATTATTGCATAATTATTTGTAAGCCCTGAGTTAAGATATTAGGGGTACTTACTGTCATTCATTTTTTGTCAGTGTTTCATAAAACTCTATCTCCACGATGTTCAGGGAACCTTTAGATTTCTTTTCTTCACCCGAGGGTTCTACTTTTCCGGTAATCTCTACGATTCCGAAGGCGTCTCCATCAATATTGGCTCCTATAAGTTTGATCAAGACCTTTTTTCCTTTAGTTGGCGGAAATTTCAAGGTAACATATCCCAGACTTTTGGGAGTATTGCCGGAATAGACTTCCTGGCCATCAATGCTAATGGAGATGGGATAGCTCCGGTTGCGCCAATTGCTCAGTTTCATGGTGATCTCACTAAGTTCGGCCTCTCTTTCTAATTCATATTCTATCCATCCTGATGAACGTTCCCCATCGTTTTTCCAACTTGTCAGCTCATTGTCGTCAAAGGAATTTTCAACTGTTTCGGTATTTTCCTGGGTCTTTGCAGCC is from Echinicola marina and encodes:
- a CDS encoding carboxylesterase/lipase family protein, with amino-acid sequence MNNKLFGLVILLALTLVTSMVLPDKDLVQVQVAQGVLQGEEENGITVFKGVPFAQPPIGALRWKAPLPPQSWEGIREATSYAPSPYQPGNPASGKSEDCLYLNIWTPASSPEDNLPVMVWIYGGGFSFGTTADPVTTGKHLAQKGVVVVSIAYRVGQLGFLAHPELSAENPNGVSGNYGLLDQIAGLKWIQKNIKAFGGNPDKVTIFGESAGGISVSMLCASPLAKGLFQGAISQSGGSFGPTRPHTFPGENMKSLDQAELDGKAYAEKAGASSLEELRELSADELPLGMGLGGAWPIVDGHVITEDQYHSYQKGDYNDIPVLIGYNSDEGLSFTRERSPEEFIKNTKNRYGQFADELLKVYPVGENHIPKSARDLNRDAAFGWHTWAWANLQSKTGNSNVYLYYFDQHPEYPKDSPRYGHGSPHGQDVAYVFQTLDKVGAGNNESDITLSNKMAAYWTNFAKHGDPNGHGLEKWPVFNHSNPKTMYLSDPLRTGPVPSEPALNVLDEYFRWRLSSEGAIK
- a CDS encoding family 43 glycosylhydrolase: MNNYIGYEKTILLMALTFLLACHTAIGQKHNIKNDTFWDTQDGDPIYSQGGGIFTFTDPEDGVEKYYWYGVHYEEAELYQEDPSVTHKRTNFKAVTCYTSTDLVNWESKGPVLDKAEVEENYQRVFWMGRLGVAYIKEMNKYAILVQHNSNVLIALSDSPNGPFKCHNRLDMTDRIGTPNTGDQTVFTDPDTGISYLVYSYGKGRHKIYISEIGVKDGKVDLLDVTQIFKGKGREGNCMVKYNGKYYVFASNLYGWDSSLAYYLVSDDIRGPYLPENKMLITPGSYDDYAHITQTGFFVNVIGSQKETVIYCGDRWADFAGNGLGYNQWCPISFDGETPFFNSLNSWNLNESTGEWSVAEDNNFVKNSSFEADRKAIPSGVKPIQEQLLGWHSEVKQGNTIVIDDKESPVLNHANTKEDRLHVIGERSLNISDKVPFKRKVYQMITSTPYVPLEDGTYTLSFKVKSAGTFHQLEAYTESGAYQKTENVKQSDNWKTIRLEEVNVTNGKVEIGFIAHGAAGASCQIDDVAFVPSNVPAYQK